CTATCAATTCTTTCAAGGCTCTACTCAATCCCCCTCCGCTGTTAATTTGGGCTTGCTCAATGATTTCAGAGCGAATCAAGCCCTTGTTTTTGGTCGATAAAACAGCTACGATTTGCTCATGCAACTCGCTGTTTTTGAAGAGGGCAGCATAGAGGTTGTCAAATTCTTGTTTCAGACTTGCTTGTCTGACAAAGAATAAATCATCTAAAATTTGCGGGATACTTTTACCCGCTTTCACATTTCTCAAATAAAAAGGAATTCCTCCAATGCACATATACAGTTGAGCCATATCTTTCAGCGTCAAATGAACATTTTTGCTCTCCAACAACATTTTCGTTTCGTGTAGCGTGAAAGGCATTAATTGAATATGGACGGTGACACGGTTGTGTAAACCTCCTGTATCATTGATGACCTTTTTTATCATCCATGAAGCTGCCGAACCACAAATCACCAGAATAATATCCTCCCGTTTGGTACAATACTGATTCCAAAAGTTATCCAATGCTGCCAAAAATCCTGAACGGGGCGTTTCAAACCAAGGTATTTCATCCAAAAAAACCACCTTTTTACCATCTCCTTTTAGCGTATTGAGGTACAGTTTTAGCTGAGAAAAGGCTTGCAGCCAAGTTTTAGGAGGTAGGGTTGGCTTCCCATTTGTGTTGGTTTCTTGAAGAGTCAGCCAAAAGTTCTCCAATTGTTGCCCAAAGCTTTTATTGTGCAAACCGCTACATTCAAACACTATGTGCTTTTTATAGACTTCACGCACCAAAAAGGTTTTTCCCACCCTTCTTCTGCCATAAACCGCTACAAATTCTGCTTCCTCTTTTTGCAAGAGCGATTCTAATAATAAGATTTCTTCTTTTCTACCAATGACTTTCATTCGATTCCATATTTTATAATTCGCCAAAAAATACTAAAAAGTAACATTTTTGGCAAGATATAAGTTTTATAACTTGCCAAAAATATTAAAAAATACAGTCTTTTGGCAACTTTGGTAGAGTCTATAAAGTCTTCGATGAAGCAAATAAACTCTTTACTCCAAATAAAATCAAACTACTTTAAAAGCACTTGCAACACCTCCAATAGATTCCAAAAAAGGAATTCAGGAGTGTTGCTAAAAACTATTCAAGTATTTTTTTTATCTTTATTAAATAAAAATAGACTTGTGGGTACTTTTGAAGACTTGATTACTCAAAAATCCACACCTTAAAAAAAAAATAAATTCGCACCTTCATTCCAAAACCCTCATTCTATACGTCTAATACAAAGAAAGTTCTATCGAACAATACATTAAACCAAAAACCTCCTACAAATGAAACAGTTATTCATCTTTTTTGCTTTTTGCATGATGGCGTTTTTACCCAATTATTTAGCCGCACAAGACAAAAACGACAAACCCCTTGATGCGAAAAAAGACACCATCAAATACCTTGGTATTTTAGGTTCACAAACCCATTCGGGTTCAGAATGTGGACACAACCGAGCTTCTACTGGCAAAAAACCGCATTTTAGGATTCTCATTGTGGATCTCGACATCACAAAAATTCCCGCTGAAGAAGTGGAAGCCATGAGTTTTCAAAGTAGTATCAAAGCAGAAATCACTGCTCCTTACAAAAAAACGCATACCTTCAAGTTTGATAAAAAAGGAAAGGGAAAAATTAGTCCTGATTGGGAAATTGAAGTTCCATGTTATGCTCAAGCAGCTAACTTCACCATTGAACTTACCTACAAAGACAAAAAAAGTGGGAAAATCAAACCTTTGAAAATCAATGGTGAAAGTAACCAATTGAAGTTATTGGTAGATTTTACCAAAGAAAAAGTGTATGCTCCAGACCAAAGCAAAACATTCTTGGGGTCTTTCAATAAAAAACTCAATGCGCTGGGCGATAAAAATAGCACTGCTTTGAAGGTAATGGTTGAATAAGCGACTCTATTTCAACGTTTCAGTATTCTTACAAAAGCCATATTCTATCAATAATAAACAACCATTGATAAAAGACCTTTTTCTGTCAGCAGAAAACTACTTCAACGAAGCAAAGTATCCATCGGCCATTGATGCCCTTTTGCAAGCTTCTGAACTAGCCCAACAAATAGCTGATTGGGAGGCCTATGTGCGGGCGCAGAACGAATTGGGTATTGTGCATAAATACCTTTCTAAATATGAAAATGCGTTTGCCTATCTTTTTGAAGCCCAAAAAGCAGGAGAAAAACACCTTTCAGTAAACAACTTCAATATCGCTCAAACCTATGATATGCTTGGATGTGTGTATGGAGATGAACACAAATACGAGCAGAGCAATGAATGTTTTTTGAAGGCATTGACCATTCTCCAACAAACGACAAACTATCAGCGTGAATTGGCGAATACCTACAACAACTTGGGTTGGTGCCTAAGTGAAATGGGTAAGTACACAGAATCTCTTGATTACCATCAATCTGCTCTCAAAATTCGACTAAACACCATTGAACAATATCCCAACGAAGTCGCACAGACTTACAACAACATGGGAGCTTGTTACATTTTCATTGGTGACACCAATACAGCCTTGATTTATTACCAAAAGGCCCTGCAAATTTGGCTCAATACTTATGGTGAAAAACATCCACAAACTGCTCTTGCTTACAACAATATAGGATTGGGCTACAGCCAACAAGCCGACTTCAAAATGGCGATTCAATACTACGAAAAAGCACTTCAACTCCGAACCGATGTATTTGGAGAAACACACCCACTTGTTGCTCAATGCTTTGAAAACATTGCCTATTGCTTGATGAAAATGGAACGCTTCAATGAGGCACTTGAAGGCTATCAAAAAGGGCTGCAAATTAGGCGTGCTGTTACGCATGAAAACCACCCTTCTTTGGTCAAAATATATCGAAACCTAGGAGCTTGTTACCTCGAAATGAATCAGCCAGATATTGCCTTTCAATACCTCACCAAAGCCCTGCAAATACACCAGCAAGTGCCAGAGCAACAAGTCGAAAAAATCGTTATTTACAACACCCTCGGCAAGTATTATGATGATACCCAACAATATACCCAAGCAATTGAAGCCTTTCACATTGTATTGAAAAGTGCCATTCCTTCCTTCAATGAGGACGATGTATATGCGGTTCCTTCTTTGGAAAAATACTATCACGGAATCAAATTGGGCTATGCGCTGAACTACAAAGCCAAAATTTTTCTGGCTCAATACCTCCAAAATGACACCAACCGTGATTTGATAACTGCCTTGACGTATTTCAAAAAATCTATTCAAGTATTGAACGAAAACCGCAGAAGGTACAAAACTGAAGATTCCAAGCTTATTCATGCAAAATTGGTGATTGGCACGTATGAGTATGCCATTTTTGCGGCTTACTTGCTGTACAAAAAGACGCAAAACCACGATTATTTCCACACTGCTTTTGCCTTTGCAGAACTGAGCAAAAGTTATGTATTGTTTAGCAAACTCAAGGAAGCAGCGGCCAAAATTAGCGCACACATTCCAACAGAAATCCTTCAGAAAGAGCAAAATCTGCAAACAGAAATGGCTGCTTTGGACAAACGCATCCAACAGCTAAAACTGCAAATTAACAACCAAACAGCTAACCCTGAGCAACAAAAAATGGTTAATTATTTGCAAGGAAAATACTTCGACATCAGCTTTCAATACGACCAAATCATTGAAGAAATCGAGCAAAATTATCCTCAATATTACCAACTCAAATATGACCTCGAAACGGCTCACGCTGCAAATATTCAACAACAACTGCAACCCCAAAAAACGCTTGTCAACTATTTTGTAGGAGCTAAAAACCTGTTTATTTTCGCCATCTCAAAGCATCAGTTTCACTTTCACCATCTCCCCAAACCCGATGATTTGAACGATACCATTGAGTACATTCACGATGCAATCGGAATGGGCGACGAAGAAGATTTGAAGGATTTGGGAGAACAGCTATTTGAGCAATTATTAGAGCCTATTTTGGAGGAAGAACCTCATTGTCAGCAATTGGTGATTATTCCCGATGATTGTTTGCACAGGCTTCCTTTCGATATTTTGGCACGATGGACGTTGGATGAGGAAGAAAACACATTCAGAAATTTTAGTAACACATCTCTACAAAACATCCCCAAAGATTCAAACACACAAACACATAAACACTATTTAATTGAATCCTTCCAAATTTCTTACCATTACTCTGCAACCTTATGGTTTGATGGTCAAAAAAACAAAAAAGCAACAGGGCAAGCAGGCAGCTTTTTAGGAATCGCTCCCATCAATTTTGACGAAATCACCCAAGAGGAAACATCTCAAAACACAAATATTACCTTCAAATCCGACTTCAATGCAGGCGGAAAATTAAAAGAACTCACCGACTCCAAGGCTGAAATCCAAAAAATCCACCAACTTTTCACCCAACACAAATTACCTTCAACTGCCCTACTTTATGACCAAGCCACCAAGCAAAACTTCATCCAAAACCTTGTAGATAAAAAATACATTGTGCTTTCGTCACACGGTTTTTACAACGAAGAAAATCCTTCACTATCAGGGATTTATTTTGCGAGGAGTCAGAAATCAGAAAACGTACAAAACCATCCAATATCCAATGCCCCATCACCAATTAGCCATCACCAATCACTATCAGGAGAAGAAAGAAAGCTCTACATTTCAGATACTTTTCACTTACCTTTAAATGCAGATTTGGTGGTCTTAAGCAGTTGTGAAAGCGGAATTGGAGAATTGCAGAAAGGAGAAGGAATGTTGGCATTGAATCGGGGATTTTTGTACGCAGGAGCCAGCAACATCATTTACTCCCTTTTCAAAGTACCCGATGCAGCCAGCCAATTGACTCCCAATTTTTTCCGCTATGTTTTGGAAGAAAATTGCAGCTATGCCGCCGCTCTTCAAAAAGCCAAATTGGATTTGATGGCAGAGGGTCAAGAACCTTTGTATTGGGCAGGATTTGCATTGGTCGGGAGGTAGACTGGTGATTTGATTTTGAAAACACTACAAGGGGTAGAAAAATTGTCAAAGAACCCAAAAATCAAAACCTTATCTTTGTTTTTCTTCTCACTCAACATTCAGCTTTCATCCTTCAAAATAAACGTCCATGAAAATCGGTTTCGATGCCAAAAGAGCATTCTTCAACAACACAGGACTCGGCAATTACAGCCGCACCCTCATCAAAAGTTTGGTCAAATATTATCCTGACAATCAATATATATTGTATAGCCCCAAATCTATTCAAAATTCTCCTTTTGCAGAAATACAAAACTTCAAAAACATAGAAGTCAAAATACCCCAAACTCGTTTTCAAAAACTCTTTGACGGCAGTGTTTGGCGTAGCCTGCAATTGGGCAATCAAATCAAATCCGACCAATTGGATATTTACCACGGATT
This window of the Chitinophagales bacterium genome carries:
- a CDS encoding ATP-binding protein, with the translated sequence MKVIGRKEEILLLESLLQKEEAEFVAVYGRRRVGKTFLVREVYKKHIVFECSGLHNKSFGQQLENFWLTLQETNTNGKPTLPPKTWLQAFSQLKLYLNTLKGDGKKVVFLDEIPWFETPRSGFLAALDNFWNQYCTKREDIILVICGSAASWMIKKVINDTGGLHNRVTVHIQLMPFTLHETKMLLESKNVHLTLKDMAQLYMCIGGIPFYLRNVKAGKSIPQILDDLFFVRQASLKQEFDNLYAALFKNSELHEQIVAVLSTKNKGLIRSEIIEQAQINSGGGLSRALKELIECGFVEQVYAYYPKTGKSLYRLMDEYTLFYFKFLKNNKLNNSWLYLSNQNTYKIWLGYAFENLCLRHIQPIKQALGIHGIVTNDFTWSYRGDDSTKGTQIDLVIDRSDNCINIFELKFYNQIFEINPSYALQLQQKVEVFKTQTKTPKNVFLTFLTTLGVKKNKYYLSIVTNQLQIEHLFEEVRVIS
- a CDS encoding tetratricopeptide repeat protein; amino-acid sequence: MIKDLFLSAENYFNEAKYPSAIDALLQASELAQQIADWEAYVRAQNELGIVHKYLSKYENAFAYLFEAQKAGEKHLSVNNFNIAQTYDMLGCVYGDEHKYEQSNECFLKALTILQQTTNYQRELANTYNNLGWCLSEMGKYTESLDYHQSALKIRLNTIEQYPNEVAQTYNNMGACYIFIGDTNTALIYYQKALQIWLNTYGEKHPQTALAYNNIGLGYSQQADFKMAIQYYEKALQLRTDVFGETHPLVAQCFENIAYCLMKMERFNEALEGYQKGLQIRRAVTHENHPSLVKIYRNLGACYLEMNQPDIAFQYLTKALQIHQQVPEQQVEKIVIYNTLGKYYDDTQQYTQAIEAFHIVLKSAIPSFNEDDVYAVPSLEKYYHGIKLGYALNYKAKIFLAQYLQNDTNRDLITALTYFKKSIQVLNENRRRYKTEDSKLIHAKLVIGTYEYAIFAAYLLYKKTQNHDYFHTAFAFAELSKSYVLFSKLKEAAAKISAHIPTEILQKEQNLQTEMAALDKRIQQLKLQINNQTANPEQQKMVNYLQGKYFDISFQYDQIIEEIEQNYPQYYQLKYDLETAHAANIQQQLQPQKTLVNYFVGAKNLFIFAISKHQFHFHHLPKPDDLNDTIEYIHDAIGMGDEEDLKDLGEQLFEQLLEPILEEEPHCQQLVIIPDDCLHRLPFDILARWTLDEEENTFRNFSNTSLQNIPKDSNTQTHKHYLIESFQISYHYSATLWFDGQKNKKATGQAGSFLGIAPINFDEITQEETSQNTNITFKSDFNAGGKLKELTDSKAEIQKIHQLFTQHKLPSTALLYDQATKQNFIQNLVDKKYIVLSSHGFYNEENPSLSGIYFARSQKSENVQNHPISNAPSPISHHQSLSGEERKLYISDTFHLPLNADLVVLSSCESGIGELQKGEGMLALNRGFLYAGASNIIYSLFKVPDAASQLTPNFFRYVLEENCSYAAALQKAKLDLMAEGQEPLYWAGFALVGR